The following proteins are co-located in the Primulina tabacum isolate GXHZ01 chromosome 11, ASM2559414v2, whole genome shotgun sequence genome:
- the LOC142518351 gene encoding ATP phosphoribosyltransferase 2, chloroplastic-like, with protein sequence MSALRTIFLLPTASIIPFSQLSSPGYCFPAKLAISCCSATSPVAVVNGNVDKQSYERNEVRLGLPSKGRMATDTLDLLKDCQLSVRQVNPRQYVAEVPQITNLEVWFQRPKDIVRKLISGDLDLGIVGLDTVKEYGQGSEDLILVHDTLEYGDCRLSLAIPRYGIFENINSLEELARMPQWTPERPLRVATGFTYLGHRFMGENGLKHVTFSTADGALEAAPAMGIADAIVDLVSSGTTLRENNLKEIEGGIILESQAVFVASKRSLIQRKGVLDVTHEMIERLEAHLRAAGQFTVTANMRGRNAEEVAERVLSHTSLTGLQGPTISPVFCKRDGKVAVEYYAIVICVPKKALYKSVQQLRAIGGSGVLISPLTYIFDEETPRWHQLLSNLGL encoded by the exons ATGTCGGCTCTTAGAACGATTTTTCTGCTACCGACGGCTTCAATTATACCTTTCTCGCAGCTCTCTTCTCCAGGTTACTGTTTTCCGGCTAAATTGGCCATTTCGTGCTGCTCAGCGACGTCTCCAGTTGCTGTGGTGAATGGAAATGTGGATAAGCAGTCTTATGAGAGAAATGAGGTTCGGCTTGGATTGCCGAGCAAAGGTCGAATGGCTACAGACACTCTTGATCTTCTCAAG GATTGTCAATTGTCAGTGAGGCAGGTGAATCCACGGCAGTATGTCGCTGAAGTGCCTCAG ATTACTAATTTGGAAGTTTGGTTTCAACGGCCTAAAGACATTGTGAGAAAATTAATATCTGGAGATTTGGACCTCGGAATTGTTGGATTGGACACTGTTAAAGAGTACGGGCAG ggGAGTGAAGACCTCATTCTTGTCCACGACACTCTGGAGTATGGAGATTGCCGTTTATCGCTAGCA ATTCCCAGGTATGGCATATTTGAGAATATAAATTCTTTGGAAGAACTAGCTCGAATGCCACAGTGGACACCTGAGAGACCTCTGAGAGTTGCTACTGGCTTCACATAT TTGGGTCATAGGTTTATGGGagaaaatggattgaagcatgTTACCTTTTCAACTGCTGATGGCGCTTTGGAGGCTGCTCCTGCA ATGGGGATTGCTGATGCTATTGTGGACCTTGTGAGTAGTGGAACCACGTTAAGAGAGAATAATTTGAAAGAAATCGAAGGTGGAATTATTTTGGAAAGCCAG GCTGTTTTTGTTGCTAGCAAAAGGTCATTGATCCAACGGAAAGGTGTGCTTGATGTAACACATGAAATGATTGAAAGATTGGAGGCACATTTAAGGGCTGCTGGACAGTTCACG GTAACTGCCAACATGAGGGGTAGAAATGCAGAAGAAGTGGCTGAGCGAGTTCTGAGCCACACCTCTCTAACTGGTTTGCAG GGACCCACTATAAGCCCAGTTTTTTGCAAGCGTGACGGGAAGGTAGCAGTGGAATATTATGCTATAGTTATTTGTGTACCAAAGAAAGCTCTTTACAAGTCTGTTCAACAGCTTAGAGCG ATTGGAGGCAGTGGGGTTCTCATTTCTCCTCTGACCTACATTTTTGACGAGGAAACTCCAAGATGGCACCAACTTCTTTCGAACTTGGGGCTTTAG